CACCAGAATGATGCGAAGAGATGATTTCTTTTCTTTCAGATATTTTCCCGCCCCTGAAATGGTCCCGCCAGTGCCCACTGTGCTGACCAGAATATCCACTTCGCCATCCGTGTCGTGCCAGATTTCCGGGCCAGTCGTTTCAAAATGGATTGCCGGATTGGCAGGATTGGACCGCTGGCCCGTATAATAAGCTCCCGGATTTTCGCTGCGAATGCGATCGAGCACCTTTTGCAACGCTCCCAATTCTAGCAATTCGTCATTATCAATCAGCACGATTTCAGACCCGAACTGACGCAGGATATTGATTTTGTCTTCGCTGATCGTATCACGCAGATAAAACTTCGTCCGATAGCCCTTTGCGGCAGCAACAGCCGCAATACCAATGCCGGTATTTCCGCTGGTCAGGTCTACCAGAAGATCACCCGGCTTAATCTTACCGGCACGCTCGGCATCCCGAATTATCCCCCACGCAGTACGGTCTTTAATGCTGCCAGCCGGATTGAGATATTCGATTTTTGCGAGAAGCCGCACAGAAACGTCATTGCTCTTCTGAAGGCGTGAGAAAGCAACCAGAGGCGTATTGCCGACAAGCTCCGAAAAGCCATTGCGTATTTTACCCATGATCCACTCCCTCTCGCCAACAGGCATCAAAATTCAACGTCTAATCTTCACCAGCTACTGAATTTTATTAAGAAAATTATTCACTTAGTTCGCCCGGCACATAGATTTGCAATCCACTGCAGGAGGCCTCTTTGCATTTATATTCGCGTAGCAACGCTGCTCGGATCATCATGAATGATGTCCTCTATTCGATAGACTGATCGGATTCGCACGAGCCTTACTGATAGCGGCCTCAAGGATCAAAGGCTCCGGCTTTTCATACCCTGACCATCGAAACCGTATCCAGCCATTCTGATCTACGAGAAAGCTTGCCCCATCGGCAGTTGGCGTCAGAAGCTGCACAGCCACAGCCGCAGTCTGGTCGGAAACATCGCATTGTGCCGGGATGCCATTGCTATCAACAGCAAAGGCTTCAAGCTGTTCGTCCTGAAGATGAAGCAGCCAGAAATTGTCGGATTGCCGACCGACCTCATGCCGTCTAGCCCCGCAATAGACCGTAATTCGCGGGCTTGCAGCCGGATAAACCGCACCATCAGGCTCAGGCAGACTGATCGTTCGGGCAGACGCAATCGTTCGGATATAATCTACCAGCGACCACCCGGTTTTCGCATCCAACACCGTTTCAAAACCGGGCATGGATTGCCGACCGTCTTGCAACTCCTTGCCATGCATGATCGCCCAGAAGACTTCACCGTCACTGCGATCAGCAAACAAGGGTGCTGTCAGATCGGGCGGCCATACAGGATAGCCGGTTGCCTGTTCACCGCGACCGCGCCCTTCATTGCCGTGACAGGACGCACAATTGCCTCCGAAAGCCGCAGCGCCCCGCGAAATTGCGATAGACGTATAGGATGTGGGCGAGCGCAGAAAACTGGCTTCGTTGGCCTCCTGAACAAACAATCCGATGCGCGGTGGCTGGAACAATGCAAAGCCGATAACTGTCACGATAACAATAGCTTGCCATCGCCATATAGACAGAAAAAGGCACCCAGTACCGATCAGAAATGCCAGCAGAAGTGGCTTGAAGCTCCGCCATGCGGCATCGACGAGAAACGCATCTCCCAGAACGTTGTCGCGCAAACGATAGGCGAAAGGCCAGATGATGTCTTCATGCACGCCGGGTGGTTGTGTCGCGAGAAGGGACGCCGCGAGAAACACTGCGATGCCGATTGTGCCCTCAACGATGAGTGCATAACGAAGCCCCTGCCCGCTCGCACCCTCGCGGCTCAGCCAGAAACGATTGAGTGCTGCAAGTGTCAGCATGGCGGCCAAAAGCGCGATCTTCACGATCATGATCCTGCCATAAGTGGTACCAACCAGCCCCGGCAAACCACCTGTCGAAAGCCATCCTGCAATGGTGGCACCAACAACAAGAATTGTAACAAAAACAATGCCATAAAGCGAAAATCGACGCGCGGCTTGCAAGCCGTCATCCCGCGAAACACGTAAGAGAAGATAGAGCGGAAGCAGCGAACCAAACCATAGCGCGCCTGCAATCACATGCGCAGAAACTGCCAGTGGTAGCCAAATAGTATCAGCTGCTGCGGCGTGCCCCATACGAATCTGGAGACCAAGCGCTAAAACAACGATCAAAAACAACAGGATACGGACGGCTTGAGACTTTATCGCATACGGCAGAAGCAAAGCAGCAAGCACGATTGCCAAAGCGCGCAGGCACGATCCAATGCCGAAGGCTGTGCTTAAAAGTCCGCTTGGGAGAAAGGCTAATGCATCAGAAAAACTATTCGCACCAGACAGCAGTGAGAACTGAAGCGGCACCCACAGAACCAGTCCAAAAGCGCTGGCTGCCACGGAATAGCCATAAAGTTGACGCCAGATTCTTACAAAAGCCGCAAGTTTGCCGTCACTTATTTCGCTTGGAACAAGCAAGATGCGGAAAAAAAGAGCGCCAGCGAGCATTGCGAGGCCAGCAAAATTGAGGCATCGCACAAGCGCAATGACAATATCAATTCCAGTCATTGCGCCCGGCAACCTTAATTAGTGATCTTGAACTTGAACGAGCCTTCGGTGCGGTGCGTATCGACCGACGCAGCGCCCCACTGAACCGTATAAGTACCCGGCTTCAAGACTGGCGGTGTGACCGAAATCGTCTTGGTGTTGCCGTCAATATGTTCAGGCTTACTGGTCTCGATAGTTGCCCCGCTCTCATCCTTGAGGGCAAGTTTGCTAAGACCGAGTTCCAGCGCTTCGGTATATTCGATGGAAACAGTGGCAGGCGTTTTATTGAGCACGGCGTCTTCGGCGGGCTCGGATTGTGCGAGATGAGCATGCGCATAAAGTTGCGTCATCGACCCCAATAAAAGGGCCGTTGTAAGAATTGCTTTTTTGAACATTTTTCTTTCCTGATTTTACCAGTCGGCATCCAGCCCAAGATGCGCAAGCGCCTGCCTGCGCAGTTCCGCCAGTCGCGGATCGCCGCGATGGCGCGGATCGCTGAGATCCACTTTAAGTTCGGCTTCGATGCTTGCCGGACGGTTGCCAAAGATGATGACCCGCTGTGCAAGGAAAATCGCTTCCTCGACATCATGCGTGACGAGCAATGTGGTAAAACCGTTGCGCTGCCAAAGATCGAGAAGCTCAGCCTGCATGGCAAGCCGCGTCAGGGAATCGAGTTTTCCTAGTGGCTCATCCAGAATGAGCAATTTCGGATCATTGACGAGCGCACGCGCCAAGGCTGCACGCTGCGCCATGCCGCCCGAAAGCTGGCGCGGATAGGCATTGGCAAAAGCCGACAATCCCACCAGTTCAATCGCTTCATCGATGCGATGCCCCTGAGTTTTCAGCACGCCACGCGCCTGAAGCCCCAAAGCAACATTGTCCCGCACCGTGCGCCATGGATAAAGTGTGGGGTCTTGAAAAACCACCACGCGCGACGGATTAGGTCCGAGGATTTC
The genomic region above belongs to Ochrobactrum quorumnocens and contains:
- a CDS encoding PLP-dependent cysteine synthase family protein; translation: MGKIRNGFSELVGNTPLVAFSRLQKSNDVSVRLLAKIEYLNPAGSIKDRTAWGIIRDAERAGKIKPGDLLVDLTSGNTGIGIAAVAAAKGYRTKFYLRDTISEDKINILRQFGSEIVLIDNDELLELGALQKVLDRIRSENPGAYYTGQRSNPANPAIHFETTGPEIWHDTDGEVDILVSTVGTGGTISGAGKYLKEKKSSLRIILVEPTADSVPSADNPKAETIEGVHKVTDIDETILPENYDKTIVDEIVAVTTEQARRAALSVAREEGFLVGTSSGAAIAAALQIAKRPENAGKTIVAVLPDSGERYLSLFQEPVIAD
- a CDS encoding ABC transporter ATP-binding protein, whose amino-acid sequence is MVNAALKQTPAASTDESRGFHIQVENVSHRFGLEGKSLPVLNHIELNVKPGEFVAILGPSGCGKSTLLRLAAGLEPPSEGQILADGEEILGPNPSRVVVFQDPTLYPWRTVRDNVALGLQARGVLKTQGHRIDEAIELVGLSAFANAYPRQLSGGMAQRAALARALVNDPKLLILDEPLGKLDSLTRLAMQAELLDLWQRNGFTTLLVTHDVEEAIFLAQRVIIFGNRPASIEAELKVDLSDPRHRGDPRLAELRRQALAHLGLDADW
- a CDS encoding CopD family protein, whose product is MTGIDIVIALVRCLNFAGLAMLAGALFFRILLVPSEISDGKLAAFVRIWRQLYGYSVAASAFGLVLWVPLQFSLLSGANSFSDALAFLPSGLLSTAFGIGSCLRALAIVLAALLLPYAIKSQAVRILLFLIVVLALGLQIRMGHAAAADTIWLPLAVSAHVIAGALWFGSLLPLYLLLRVSRDDGLQAARRFSLYGIVFVTILVVGATIAGWLSTGGLPGLVGTTYGRIMIVKIALLAAMLTLAALNRFWLSREGASGQGLRYALIVEGTIGIAVFLAASLLATQPPGVHEDIIWPFAYRLRDNVLGDAFLVDAAWRSFKPLLLAFLIGTGCLFLSIWRWQAIVIVTVIGFALFQPPRIGLFVQEANEASFLRSPTSYTSIAISRGAAAFGGNCASCHGNEGRGRGEQATGYPVWPPDLTAPLFADRSDGEVFWAIMHGKELQDGRQSMPGFETVLDAKTGWSLVDYIRTIASARTISLPEPDGAVYPAASPRITVYCGARRHEVGRQSDNFWLLHLQDEQLEAFAVDSNGIPAQCDVSDQTAAVAVQLLTPTADGASFLVDQNGWIRFRWSGYEKPEPLILEAAISKARANPISLSNRGHHS
- a CDS encoding copper resistance CopC family protein — protein: MFKKAILTTALLLGSMTQLYAHAHLAQSEPAEDAVLNKTPATVSIEYTEALELGLSKLALKDESGATIETSKPEHIDGNTKTISVTPPVLKPGTYTVQWGAASVDTHRTEGSFKFKITN